A stretch of [Clostridium] scindens DNA encodes these proteins:
- a CDS encoding glycoside hydrolase family 2 protein translates to MRQLKTRWSDKIDREHVLEEYPRPLMRRNSYINLNGMWDYAITGENRMPEKYDGAICVPFSPESQLSGVKRQLKPREYLWYRRRLPQHMRPEEGRRWLLNFGAVDQYAEVYVNGTLVKKHLGGYLPFTADITKALCEDGNELVVLARDYSDASYYSRGKQKLKRGGMFYTAQSGIWQTVWAEQVPDNYITGISSTPVYDSGCLRITIEARRSEPVEVTVSSGEMQPVQVGGRSGHPVDIPLKEMHSWSPEDPFLYDIEVTMGEDQIESYAAMRKIEVKKDGHGIPRICLNNRPYFQKGVLDQGYWPEGLYTPPCDDAMIYDIRTMKELGFNMIRKHVKIEPQRWYYHCDRLGMLVWQDMVNGGRPYKGWYVTYMATAMEFFHIRMNDSLLGLLGRKDERGRRQFVEEMRGTIRHLKSHPSIVTWVIFNEGWGQFHAKTVTRIAREMDNTRLLDQASGWFDQGGGDIRSIHDYFFPLKVKPEKRATALTEFGGYSLGVPGHRMYQKVYGYRLYVKKKELTQGYRELIEREVIPNIPRGLSATIYTQLSDVEEEINGILTYDREVLKLQGDVVRELNDRLTCF, encoded by the coding sequence ATGAGGCAGTTAAAGACAAGGTGGAGTGATAAGATAGACAGGGAGCATGTGCTGGAGGAATATCCAAGGCCGCTTATGAGGCGGAACAGTTACATAAACCTGAATGGAATGTGGGACTATGCCATTACTGGAGAAAATAGAATGCCGGAGAAGTACGACGGGGCCATCTGTGTCCCATTTTCCCCGGAGTCCCAGTTATCCGGGGTAAAAAGGCAGTTAAAGCCCAGGGAATATTTGTGGTACCGCAGAAGGCTTCCCCAGCATATGCGTCCGGAAGAGGGCAGGAGATGGCTTCTTAATTTCGGGGCTGTAGACCAATACGCGGAAGTCTATGTAAATGGGACGCTGGTAAAGAAGCACCTTGGAGGCTATCTGCCATTTACTGCGGATATAACAAAGGCGCTATGCGAGGATGGCAACGAACTGGTGGTGCTGGCAAGGGACTATAGCGATGCCTCCTATTACAGCCGGGGCAAGCAGAAGTTAAAAAGAGGCGGCATGTTCTACACGGCCCAGAGCGGGATATGGCAGACGGTATGGGCGGAACAGGTGCCGGATAACTATATTACAGGCATTTCCAGCACGCCTGTTTATGACAGCGGCTGCCTGCGCATTACCATAGAGGCGCGAAGGAGCGAGCCGGTAGAGGTCACGGTTTCGTCGGGAGAAATGCAGCCGGTGCAGGTAGGAGGAAGATCCGGCCATCCGGTGGATATTCCGCTAAAAGAAATGCACAGCTGGAGCCCGGAGGATCCTTTCCTGTATGATATAGAAGTAACGATGGGGGAAGACCAGATAGAAAGTTATGCAGCCATGCGAAAGATAGAGGTCAAAAAAGACGGCCATGGCATTCCAAGAATCTGTCTGAATAACCGCCCTTATTTCCAAAAAGGGGTGCTGGACCAGGGATACTGGCCGGAAGGCCTGTATACGCCTCCCTGCGACGATGCGATGATATACGATATCCGTACAATGAAGGAACTGGGGTTCAATATGATCCGAAAGCATGTGAAAATAGAGCCTCAGAGATGGTATTATCATTGCGACCGGCTGGGAATGCTGGTATGGCAGGATATGGTCAACGGCGGACGGCCTTATAAGGGCTGGTATGTGACCTATATGGCTACGGCAATGGAGTTCTTCCATATCAGGATGAATGACTCGCTGCTGGGGCTCCTTGGCCGGAAGGATGAACGTGGCAGGCGGCAGTTTGTAGAAGAAATGCGTGGAACGATCAGGCATCTAAAGAGCCATCCTTCCATTGTGACATGGGTGATCTTTAATGAAGGATGGGGGCAGTTCCATGCGAAGACGGTAACCCGGATTGCGAGAGAGATGGACAATACCAGGCTTCTGGATCAGGCCAGCGGCTGGTTCGACCAGGGCGGGGGAGATATCCGCAGCATCCACGATTATTTCTTCCCTCTGAAAGTAAAGCCGGAGAAAAGGGCAACCGCGTTGACTGAGTTCGGGGGTTATTCCCTGGGAGTGCCGGGCCACCGGATGTATCAGAAGGTATACGGCTACCGCCTGTATGTCAAGAAGAAGGAATTAACGCAGGGCTACCGGGAACTGATTGAGAGGGAAGTGATTCCCAACATTCCAAGGGGGCTGTCTGCCACGATATATACCCAGCTGTCGGACGTGGAAGAAGAGATCAACGGAATACTGACCTATGACCGGGAAGTGCTGAAACTGCAAGGAGACGTGGTGCGGGAATTAAACGATAGGTTGACGTGTTTTTAA
- a CDS encoding 4'-phosphopantetheinyl transferase family protein, which translates to MVRVYIAKITPLLIEENYRAYYRKIPAWRQEKADKLRFKEDKARSVGAWILWEKIKKAGQVPQEAVFNLSHSGDYVLCAYSDVAKAQVGCDLEEVKELRLSVARRFFGEREYRHIAETKDPECKTWLFYRYWVLKESFMKATRKGMAMDMRSYEIGWDQGGKPVIARKPEEYADAYYCREYRMQGVHAAMAVCTTDPDIGELQAIEL; encoded by the coding sequence ATGGTGAGAGTATATATAGCAAAGATAACGCCATTGTTAATAGAAGAAAACTATCGTGCATACTACCGCAAGATTCCTGCCTGGAGGCAGGAAAAGGCGGATAAGCTGCGGTTTAAGGAAGACAAGGCTAGGAGCGTGGGGGCGTGGATTCTGTGGGAGAAGATTAAGAAGGCAGGCCAAGTGCCGCAAGAGGCCGTATTCAACCTTTCCCATTCCGGGGATTATGTGCTGTGCGCCTATAGTGATGTGGCGAAGGCCCAAGTAGGCTGCGATCTGGAAGAGGTAAAAGAGTTGCGTCTGTCAGTGGCAAGACGGTTCTTTGGCGAAAGGGAATATCGCCATATAGCAGAGACGAAAGATCCGGAATGTAAGACCTGGCTGTTTTACCGCTACTGGGTATTAAAAGAAAGTTTCATGAAAGCCACGAGGAAGGGCATGGCTATGGATATGCGTTCCTATGAGATTGGATGGGATCAGGGTGGAAAGCCTGTGATCGCCAGGAAGCCTGAGGAGTATGCGGATGCATATTACTGCAGGGAATATCGGATGCAGGGGGTCCATGCCGCAATGGCAGTCTGTACCACAGATCCGGACATAGGGGAACTTCAGGCAATAGAATTGTAA
- the aroF gene encoding 3-deoxy-7-phosphoheptulonate synthase, translated as MIIVLKPRTTKEDITRVEQMIKRRGLDTHIVEGQEMTIIGCIGDTTKIDSKLFEVDSSVDKVMHVQEPYKLANRAFHPEDSTIDVSGVKVGGGNLALIAGPCSVESYDQVLEIAKAAKASGANLLRGGAFKPRTSPYSFQGLGLEGLNILCEVKKAVGLPIVTELMSPDHLDVFNEKVDLIQIGARNMQNFDLLKQLGQVDRPILLKRGLNATYEEWMMSAEYIMASGNENVILCERGIRTFETYTRNTLDLQSIPVLRKLTHLPVIVDPSHAGGKWWLVESMAKASIAAGADGLMVEVHNDPENALCDGAQSLKPRKYDELIKEVSQIAKVIGKSI; from the coding sequence ATGATTATTGTATTGAAACCACGCACAACAAAAGAAGATATTACCCGGGTCGAGCAGATGATTAAAAGGAGAGGCCTGGACACTCACATCGTAGAAGGCCAGGAAATGACCATCATTGGATGTATCGGGGATACGACCAAGATTGACTCTAAACTATTTGAAGTAGATTCTTCCGTAGATAAGGTCATGCATGTGCAGGAGCCGTATAAACTTGCAAACCGGGCATTCCACCCCGAGGACTCCACCATTGACGTCTCCGGCGTAAAGGTGGGCGGAGGAAATCTGGCATTGATTGCCGGACCATGTTCGGTAGAGTCCTATGACCAGGTGCTTGAGATTGCCAAGGCAGCCAAGGCTTCCGGAGCCAACCTTTTAAGAGGCGGCGCGTTCAAGCCAAGAACCAGTCCCTATTCTTTCCAGGGACTTGGGCTGGAGGGCTTAAATATCCTCTGCGAGGTAAAGAAAGCAGTAGGCCTTCCCATCGTAACGGAACTGATGTCTCCGGATCACCTGGACGTATTCAACGAAAAAGTGGATCTGATCCAGATCGGCGCACGCAACATGCAGAACTTTGATCTTCTCAAGCAGCTGGGGCAGGTAGATCGGCCTATTCTCTTAAAGAGAGGCCTCAACGCCACTTACGAAGAGTGGATGATGTCCGCGGAATATATCATGGCTTCCGGAAATGAGAATGTAATCCTCTGCGAGCGGGGAATCCGCACCTTTGAAACCTACACCCGCAATACGCTGGATCTGCAGAGCATTCCGGTATTGCGCAAGCTGACCCATCTTCCGGTGATTGTAGACCCAAGCCATGCCGGAGGCAAATGGTGGCTGGTAGAATCTATGGCAAAAGCCTCCATCGCTGCCGGAGCAGACGGACTTATGGTCGAGGTACACAATGACCCGGAAAATGCGCTGTGCGACGGCGCCCAGTCATTAAAGCCCCGGAAATACGACGAACTAATCAAGGAAGTCTCCCAGATTGCCAAGGTAATCGGGAAAAGCATATAA
- the aroB gene encoding 3-dehydroquinate synthase, which translates to MKLTVNLGKDSYPIYIENNILSQAASYISEVFTGRRIIIISDDHVYPLYGSPLLKTLSEQYECHQLVLPHGEATKSFKSLPAIYTAMLNARITRSDLVIALGGGVIGDLAGFAASSFLRGVRLVQIPTSLLAQVDSSVGGKVAVDLPQGKNLVGAFYQPSMVLIDPMVLDTLNERFINDGMGEVIKYGCIKDADLFHTLESHGSFEKLKEELPAIILRCVDIKRMVVENDQYDTGERMLLNFGHTLGHTIEQHFNYQRESHGEAVAIGMFQITKLAQEQCLTAPGTAKRILDVLQSYGLPYECGLPLQELTDAIALDKKNLNNLLNVVLLREIGSSYIHPTTLDFFKKNIRNV; encoded by the coding sequence ATGAAACTTACGGTAAACCTGGGAAAAGACAGCTATCCCATCTACATTGAAAATAACATATTGTCTCAGGCCGCCTCTTATATCAGCGAGGTGTTTACCGGCAGGCGGATTATCATTATATCTGATGATCATGTATATCCGCTTTACGGCAGTCCGCTCCTGAAAACTCTTTCCGAACAGTACGAGTGCCATCAGCTGGTACTCCCTCACGGCGAGGCAACCAAGAGTTTCAAGTCCCTGCCTGCCATATACACTGCCATGCTGAACGCGAGGATTACCAGAAGCGACCTGGTAATCGCATTAGGCGGAGGCGTCATCGGAGACCTGGCCGGATTTGCCGCCTCCAGTTTTCTACGCGGAGTACGGCTGGTTCAGATTCCCACCTCCCTTCTTGCACAGGTAGACTCTTCCGTAGGCGGAAAAGTCGCCGTAGACCTGCCACAGGGCAAGAACCTGGTAGGCGCGTTCTATCAGCCTTCAATGGTCCTGATCGATCCAATGGTGTTAGATACGCTGAATGAACGATTTATCAACGATGGCATGGGAGAGGTAATCAAGTACGGATGCATTAAAGATGCCGATCTGTTCCATACCTTGGAATCACACGGTTCTTTCGAAAAATTGAAGGAAGAGCTGCCTGCCATCATCTTGCGCTGTGTAGACATCAAACGGATGGTTGTAGAGAATGACCAATATGACACCGGAGAGCGTATGCTTCTGAATTTTGGGCATACCCTTGGACACACAATTGAACAGCATTTCAACTACCAGAGGGAAAGTCACGGAGAGGCAGTAGCCATCGGCATGTTTCAGATTACCAAGCTTGCTCAGGAACAATGTCTGACTGCTCCCGGTACTGCCAAGCGTATCCTGGATGTATTGCAGAGTTACGGGCTGCCTTATGAATGCGGCCTTCCGCTCCAGGAATTGACAGACGCCATAGCCCTGGATAAAAAGAATCTCAATAATCTGCTAAATGTTGTCCTGCTGCGTGAAATAGGCTCCAGTTATATTCACCCTACGACTCTGGACTTTTTCAAAAAAAATATAAGAAACGTATAG
- a CDS encoding SDR family NAD(P)-dependent oxidoreductase, translating to MKLEGKIAIVTGAGKGIGREAALAIAEEGATVVAVARTQADLDETVKMIEEKGGKAVSLSRDLTDGQQVQSMVDTVVEKYGRIDILVNNAGGYPSEIYDKVKKQAIKIWEWTEAQWDQIIKTNLRIPFLCINKVVPVMIKQGGGDIVSVSSRMGRIASQMGAYAVAKGGIITLTKTTAIQTQEYGIKVNAVSPGIVDTPGQRVYNHNVGQDDIKMGSAQDVAKAIRYLLCDSPAVMTGQSIDLFTTV from the coding sequence ATGAAATTAGAAGGAAAAATCGCAATCGTAACAGGCGCAGGAAAAGGAATTGGGCGCGAGGCAGCGCTGGCAATCGCCGAAGAGGGCGCAACCGTTGTCGCTGTAGCAAGAACACAGGCTGACCTGGATGAGACGGTAAAAATGATCGAAGAAAAAGGCGGCAAGGCAGTCTCACTCTCCCGGGACTTAACGGACGGACAGCAGGTGCAGTCCATGGTGGACACGGTAGTCGAAAAATACGGCCGCATCGATATTCTGGTCAACAACGCCGGCGGCTATCCATCCGAGATCTATGACAAGGTAAAAAAGCAGGCCATTAAGATCTGGGAATGGACCGAGGCCCAGTGGGATCAGATCATCAAGACCAACTTACGGATTCCGTTCCTTTGCATCAACAAGGTGGTTCCGGTAATGATCAAGCAAGGAGGCGGGGATATCGTCAGCGTATCTTCCAGAATGGGAAGAATCGCTTCACAGATGGGAGCATATGCAGTGGCGAAAGGCGGCATTATCACATTGACCAAGACGACCGCCATCCAGACGCAGGAGTATGGCATCAAAGTCAATGCTGTCTCACCCGGAATTGTAGATACGCCAGGACAGCGCGTATATAACCACAACGTAGGACAGGATGATATCAAGATGGGAAGCGCCCAGGATGTGGCTAAGGCCATCCGATATCTGCTGTGTGATTCTCCGGCGGTAATGACCGGACAGTCCATCGACCTGTTCACCACAGTATAG
- a CDS encoding YeiH family protein — protein MDFIKKNWKGMLACLCIAVPSWLLGKKFPIIGGPVIAIIAGMVITLMIKDKSALESGIKYTSKKILQYAVVLLGFGLNLEVIFKTGRQSLPIIISTITTSLVIAYVLHRVMHIPGKISTLVGVGSSICGGSAIAATAPVIDADDEEVAQAISVIFFFNVLAAILFPTLGAFLGFSQNSGEAFGIFAGTAINDTSSVTAAASTWDSMYALGNATLDKAVTVKLTRTLAIIPITLALAVFRTYKAEEEGGGQVSIKQVFPFFILFFIGASIITTIAAAVGVPMEVFAPLKELSKFFIIMAMAAIGLHTNIIKLVKTGGKPILMGMACWIGITLVSLGMQHVLNIW, from the coding sequence ATGGATTTTATTAAGAAAAACTGGAAGGGCATGCTGGCATGCCTGTGCATTGCTGTGCCCTCCTGGCTGCTGGGCAAGAAGTTCCCGATTATCGGCGGCCCGGTGATCGCGATTATCGCGGGCATGGTAATTACGTTGATGATTAAGGACAAGTCCGCATTGGAGAGCGGCATCAAGTATACTTCTAAGAAGATACTCCAGTACGCCGTAGTCCTGCTGGGATTCGGGCTGAATCTGGAGGTAATCTTTAAGACGGGCAGGCAGTCCCTGCCGATTATTATATCTACAATTACCACTTCCCTGGTAATTGCCTATGTGCTTCACAGAGTGATGCATATTCCGGGTAAAATATCTACCTTGGTGGGAGTTGGGTCTTCTATATGCGGCGGTTCCGCGATTGCGGCTACGGCGCCTGTCATTGACGCGGACGATGAGGAAGTGGCCCAGGCGATTTCGGTTATCTTCTTCTTCAACGTACTTGCGGCAATCTTATTTCCTACACTGGGCGCGTTTCTGGGATTCTCCCAGAATTCCGGCGAGGCCTTTGGAATCTTCGCGGGAACCGCGATTAATGACACTTCGTCCGTTACAGCGGCGGCGTCCACCTGGGACAGCATGTATGCGCTGGGAAATGCCACGCTAGACAAGGCGGTTACCGTAAAGCTTACCAGGACGCTGGCAATTATCCCCATCACTTTAGCGCTTGCGGTATTCCGGACTTACAAAGCGGAAGAAGAGGGTGGCGGACAGGTATCCATCAAGCAGGTATTCCCTTTCTTCATCCTGTTCTTTATCGGCGCATCCATCATCACGACGATTGCAGCGGCTGTAGGCGTGCCTATGGAAGTGTTCGCTCCGCTCAAGGAATTGTCCAAGTTCTTTATTATCATGGCAATGGCAGCCATAGGGCTGCATACGAATATTATCAAGCTGGTTAAGACAGGGGGAAAGCCGATTCTCATGGGGATGGCCTGCTGGATCGGAATTACCTTGGTAAGCCTTGGCATGCAGCATGTGCTGAATATATGGTAG
- a CDS encoding LysR family transcriptional regulator: MLDNRTITFLTVCKEMNYTRAAEKLNISQPAVSQHIQYMEDYYGVRLFRFIGKKLILTDAGRLLQRSLTALHNNEIYLKEQLSFINDKKQTLRFGATLTVGDFMIARPLSDFLAKHKGADISVTAANTKELLQKLDSGEIDFAILEGDYPKTLYNHQPYIIDNFIPICGKKYPFAAPPARLSDLIGERLILRESGSGTRMILEHMLIENGISLEDFSNVITIGNMSAIKDMVIAGCGITFLYETAVQKELRSGIIKKLDLSDCRIQHEISIVWKKDNLFEDSFKELFEDLFQIC, translated from the coding sequence ATGCTAGACAACCGTACCATTACATTTTTAACTGTATGCAAGGAAATGAACTATACCCGTGCTGCCGAGAAGCTTAATATCTCCCAGCCTGCCGTATCCCAGCACATCCAGTATATGGAGGACTATTATGGAGTCAGGCTTTTTCGCTTCATCGGCAAAAAGCTGATCCTAACAGACGCAGGAAGGCTGCTGCAGCGTTCCCTTACAGCCCTCCATAATAACGAGATCTACCTGAAGGAGCAGCTGTCCTTCATCAACGATAAGAAACAGACGCTGCGGTTCGGCGCTACGCTGACGGTAGGCGATTTTATGATTGCAAGGCCTCTGTCAGACTTTCTCGCCAAACATAAGGGCGCTGATATCTCCGTCACTGCGGCAAACACAAAAGAACTGCTGCAGAAGTTAGATTCCGGGGAAATCGACTTTGCCATCTTGGAGGGGGATTACCCCAAGACCCTTTATAACCATCAGCCTTATATTATTGATAACTTTATTCCCATCTGTGGGAAAAAATATCCGTTTGCCGCACCGCCTGCCCGGCTGTCCGATCTGATTGGCGAGCGCCTGATCCTGCGCGAATCCGGCTCCGGCACCAGGATGATCCTGGAACACATGCTGATAGAAAATGGCATTAGCCTGGAGGATTTCTCCAATGTAATCACCATCGGGAATATGAGCGCTATCAAGGATATGGTCATTGCCGGCTGCGGCATTACCTTCCTTTATGAAACCGCTGTGCAAAAGGAACTGCGTTCAGGAATAATAAAGAAGCTGGACTTGTCTGACTGCCGCATCCAGCACGAGATTTCAATCGTCTGGAAAAAGGATAATCTGTTCGAAGACTCGTTCAAAGAACTTTTTGAAGATTTATTCCAAATTTGTTAA
- a CDS encoding L-fucose/L-arabinose isomerase family protein yields the protein MMNIPEIKVGIVAVSRDCFPESLSVNRRKALADAYKAKYGEADIYECPVCIVESEIHMVQALQDIKKAGCNALCVYLGNFGPEISETLLAKHFDGPKMFMAAAEESGDNLLDGRGDAYCGMLNASYNLKLRNIKAYIPEYPVGTAEECADMIHDFLPIARAVEGLNNLKIISFGPRPLNFLACNAPIKQLYNLGVEIEENSELDLFEAFNQHEGDERIPAVVKEMEEELGAGNKKPEILSKLAQYELTLKDWIEEHRGYRKYVTIAGKCWPAFQTQFGFVPCYVNSRLAAQGIPVSCEVDIYGALSEFIGTVVSQDAVTLLDINNSVPADMYAAEIGGTFDYTHKDTFMAFHCGNTASGKLASCEMKYQKIMARTLPEEVTQGTLEGDIAPGDITFFRLQSTADNVLRGYIAQGEILPVATRSFGSIGVFAIPEMGRFYRHVLIEGNYPHHGAVAFGNYGKALYEVYKYIGVPLEEIGYNQPKGVRYPTENPWG from the coding sequence ATGATGAACATACCTGAAATCAAAGTAGGAATCGTTGCTGTCAGCAGAGACTGCTTCCCAGAGAGCCTCTCTGTCAATAGAAGGAAGGCGTTGGCAGACGCATACAAGGCAAAATATGGCGAGGCGGATATCTATGAATGCCCGGTCTGCATCGTAGAGAGCGAGATCCATATGGTGCAGGCGCTTCAAGACATCAAGAAGGCCGGATGCAATGCGCTGTGCGTATACCTTGGCAATTTTGGACCGGAGATATCCGAGACTCTGCTCGCAAAACATTTTGACGGGCCAAAGATGTTCATGGCTGCCGCTGAGGAAAGCGGCGACAATCTGCTGGACGGCCGTGGCGACGCATACTGCGGGATGCTCAATGCCAGCTACAACCTGAAACTGCGCAATATTAAGGCCTATATTCCGGAGTATCCGGTTGGGACGGCCGAGGAATGCGCGGATATGATCCACGACTTCCTTCCGATCGCCCGCGCGGTAGAAGGCCTTAATAACTTAAAGATCATCAGCTTCGGCCCAAGGCCGCTAAACTTCCTGGCATGCAACGCGCCGATCAAGCAGCTTTATAACCTGGGCGTAGAGATTGAAGAAAATTCAGAACTGGATCTTTTCGAGGCATTCAATCAGCATGAGGGAGATGAAAGAATTCCTGCTGTCGTAAAGGAAATGGAAGAGGAACTGGGGGCAGGAAATAAGAAGCCTGAGATTCTATCCAAACTTGCACAGTATGAGCTTACATTAAAAGACTGGATCGAGGAGCACAGAGGATACCGGAAATATGTGACTATCGCCGGAAAATGCTGGCCAGCATTCCAGACCCAGTTTGGCTTCGTTCCCTGCTATGTGAACAGCCGCCTGGCAGCACAGGGAATCCCGGTATCCTGCGAGGTTGATATCTACGGCGCGCTGAGCGAGTTCATTGGTACCGTTGTAAGCCAGGACGCGGTGACGCTTCTGGACATCAACAACTCTGTACCTGCTGATATGTATGCTGCCGAAATTGGCGGAACGTTCGACTATACCCACAAGGATACCTTCATGGCCTTCCACTGCGGCAACACCGCATCCGGCAAACTGGCATCCTGCGAGATGAAGTACCAGAAGATTATGGCAAGGACCCTTCCGGAAGAAGTAACGCAGGGGACGCTGGAGGGAGACATCGCTCCTGGAGATATCACATTCTTCCGTCTGCAGAGCACGGCAGACAACGTGCTGCGCGGCTATATCGCCCAGGGAGAGATTCTTCCGGTGGCAACAAGATCTTTTGGATCTATCGGTGTATTTGCCATTCCTGAGATGGGAAGATTCTATCGCCACGTGCTGATCGAAGGCAACTATCCCCACCACGGCGCAGTGGCTTTCGGAAACTATGGGAAGGCATTGTACGAAGTGTACAAGTATATCGGAGTTCCATTAGAAGAGATCGGATACAACCAGCCAAAAGGCGTAAGATACCCTACGGAGAATCCATGGGGCTAG
- a CDS encoding L-ribulose-5-phosphate 4-epimerase, with translation MLEELKKEVYEANMLLPKYGLVTFTWGNVSGIDREKGLFVIKPSGVDYDKLRPEDMVVVGLDGNKVEGDYNPSSDTATHVVLYNRFPNVGGIVHTHSSWATSWAQAGRGIPCYGTTHADYLYGEVPCVRNLTKEEIDEAYERNTGVLIADEFERQGLDSIATPAVLCKNHGPFTWGKDAHEAVHNAVVLEEVAKMAARCEMINPKNVPAPQELQDKHYYRKHGANAYYGQPGK, from the coding sequence ATGTTAGAAGAATTAAAAAAAGAAGTATACGAAGCCAATATGCTTCTTCCTAAGTATGGTCTGGTCACATTTACCTGGGGCAACGTCAGCGGCATTGACAGAGAGAAAGGCCTGTTCGTCATCAAGCCAAGCGGCGTAGACTATGATAAGCTAAGGCCTGAGGATATGGTAGTAGTAGGCCTTGACGGAAATAAAGTGGAAGGAGATTATAACCCTTCCTCGGATACCGCTACTCACGTAGTGCTCTATAACCGTTTCCCGAATGTGGGAGGAATCGTACATACCCACTCTTCCTGGGCAACCAGCTGGGCGCAGGCAGGAAGGGGGATTCCGTGCTATGGCACGACCCATGCGGACTATCTGTACGGAGAGGTTCCTTGCGTAAGGAATCTCACCAAGGAAGAGATCGATGAGGCGTATGAGAGGAATACAGGCGTGCTGATCGCCGATGAATTCGAACGGCAGGGGCTGGACTCTATTGCCACGCCGGCAGTGCTGTGCAAGAACCATGGACCGTTTACCTGGGGGAAAGATGCCCATGAAGCGGTACATAACGCGGTGGTTCTGGAAGAGGTGGCCAAGATGGCAGCCCGCTGCGAGATGATCAATCCAAAGAATGTCCCCGCGCCGCAGGAACTGCAGGATAAGCACTATTACAGGAAACATGGCGCAAATGCATATTATGGGCAGCCAGGAAAGTAA